In Mytilus edulis chromosome 13, xbMytEdul2.2, whole genome shotgun sequence, a single window of DNA contains:
- the LOC139501066 gene encoding serine/arginine repetitive matrix protein 1-like encodes MGSDEDYVYQLRRTGAAASYPNIKDVMKLKMGITRFGRSTDNDYYLDSAKLKNFISRSHAEIHAKKSEDGQYVFVLHNKGLNGTFINDIKMNQFILLQEGDKITFGHTNGFKLEPGQRANQPNSEFEFVFEKVPARFAEADSTSEVRDSKILSSPESDHKKSPKSPKSPSKLKRQSDINSYLSKHSKDSEKLEIKSHDSSHNSMSPDHRSFDHDMSSPDAKYSERSMSPLIPQNAPRELSTLVMSMSEEEEYESPADIKPDIFETKKKGRESKVFNYAEDSEDEYFAMEAKTVPIKTKGKRGRKKSTTPVQARAPKSRSPPTKKKVMISPTRPISRDSSPEVELPSPGSVSSMSRHSDHSDDDDHSDKGHNDRRDSMDRRNSMDRRDSMDKDPFTFSDSDSDSNKKKGKKAAKGRPPASKSKGPGPGPGSGSGRGRGRKAKTVQPKIEPKIEPDFAEEDEKPAKKRKKTAISPPPRKKPPASLPPRKKPPASPSPPPRPPASPSPPPPPPPKSTDKVRKKRQGRQPSGAEGYSELEDGVEWYEEEKCAAEKCKRPKNKRVKWVQCDLCDEWYHTVCVGCQYESVKDQNIEFSCGYCN; translated from the exons ATGGGTTCGGATGAAGATTATGTGTATCAGCTGAGGAGGACTGGGGCAGCTGCGTCATATCCCAATATCAAAGATGTCATGAA GTTAAAGATGGGGATAACACGATTTGGACGCAGCACAGATAACGATTATTATTTAGATTCTGCAAAACTGAAGAATTTCATTTCTCGTTCTCATGCTGAAATCCACGCTAAGAAAAGTGAAGATGGGCAGTATGTGTTTGTACTTCACAACAAAGGACTGAATGGTACATTTATCAATGATATTAAG atgAACCAGTTTATTCTGTTACAAGAAGGAGATAAAATAACATTTGGGCATACCAATGGATTTAAGTTGGAACCAGGTCAGAGAGCAAATCAACCAAACTCAGAATTTGAGTTTGTG TTTGAAAAAGTACCAGCCAGATTCGCAGAGGCTGATTCAACCTCTGAAGTACGAGACAGCAAAATACTCAGTTCTCCAGAATCAGATCACAAGAAATCTCCCAAATCACCGAAATCCCCATCAAAACTAAAAAGACAAAGTGATATTAATTCATATTTAAGTAAACATTCAAAAGACTCAGAAAAATTAGAAATCAAATCACATGACTCATCACATAATTCCATGTCACCTGACCATAGATCATTCGATCATGATATGTCATCACCGGACGCAAAATACTCTGAGCGAAGCATGTCACCACTAATTCCGCAGAATGCACCGAGAGAATTATCCACCTTAGTTATGAGTATGAGCGAAGAAGAGGAATACGAGTCACCAGCAGACATAAAGCCAGATATttttgaaacaaagaaaaaaggACGGGAATCAAAAGTTTTCAATTATGCAGAAGATTCGGAAGACGAATATTTTGCCATGGAAGCAAAAACTGTCCCTATAAAAACTAAAGGAAAACGAGGGAGAAAAAAGTCTACTACACCTGTACAAGCTCGAGCTCCTAAGTCTAGGAGTCCACCAACAAAGAAAAAAGTCATGATTTCCCCAACGAGACCTATTTCAAGAGATAGCAG CCCTGAAGTTGAGTTACCTTCTCCTGGTAGTGTCAGTAGCATGTCACGCCACAGTGATCATAGTGATGATGATGACCATAGTGATAAGGGTCACAATGACAGGCGGGACAGCATGGACAGGCGTAACAGCATGGACAGGCGTGACAGCATGGACAAGGATCCATTTACTTTTTCAGATAGTGACAGTGATTCTAACAAAA AGAAAGGTAAAAAGGCAGCAAAAGGGAGACCACCAGCTAGTAAAAGTAAAGGGCCAGGTCCGGGGCCAGGATCAGGGTCAGGAAGGGGACGGGGTCGAAAAGCAAAGACGGTTCAACCAAAGATTGAACCGAAGATTGAACCTGACTTTGCAGAGGAGGATGAAAAACCTGCaaagaaaaggaaaaagacaGCAATCTCACCGCCACCACGGAAAAAGCCACCAGCTTCACTGCCACCACGAAAAAAGCCACCTGCATCACCATCACCCCCTCCTAGACCACCAGCTTCGCCCTCACCCCCACCACCACCCCCTCCCAAATCAACAGATAAAG TCCGGAAGAAAAGACAAGGGAGACAACCTTCAGGTGCAGAAGGTTATTCTGAATTAGAAGATGGTGTTGAATGGTACGAGGAAGAAAAATGTGCTGCAGAGAAATGTAAACGACCAAAAAATAAAAGAGTCAAATGG gTGCAATGtgatctttgtgatgaatggtacCACACTGTATGTGTGGGTTGTCAATACGAATCAGTTAAAGATCAAAACATAGAATTTAGTTGTGGATATTGCAATTGA